A stretch of DNA from Noviherbaspirillum sedimenti:
TCATCGCGTTCTCCGCATCACTTGAGAGCGATAGTCGTATTGACGCCGACGGACGAAGTGCTGTCGTCGAACCAGCGCTGCGTCACGGTCTTGATCGGCAGTTTGACGGTAGGGGCAAAGGGCGAGGCGGCCGCATGGGCTTGTGCCGGATTGGTCATGGTCAGTTTCCTTGAATCAGGGCTGTGCTGCAATCGATACAGCCGTTTGATGTAAAGGGAGCCGGGCAGCAGCCTTCCTTGTGCTGATGCACCGGACCCGCGGACTGAGCGCTGCAAGAGGGGACATTGCGCGCCCCGGCAGTACACCCTCCGTGCACGGCCGAGACCCAAGGAATGACAGGAAAAGAAAAATCGAATAAGGCCGACTCGCCGCGCAGGCAAGCACGAAACCTTTTATCGAACGCTGCCTCCCGCAACCATTCCTGATAGATCATCAGGCCGGTATCCGGGCTTGCAAGACTTGCCGCGTCGCCTTCCCAGTCCATTGACCAGTGGCATGAAAGACGCGACCACACTTGCTTACCGTTGCGGGGGCAGCAGCGGCATGGTGTCACGTATTACAGACACGCACCGCTTTCCCGTTTAACTGCACGCCGGAATCGGTGTGCAGCACCTGATGATTAACGATAACATTAATTTACGTTAACGTAAACATTAAGGCTGCATATGGCCCACGCAGTTTCGAGAATAATGATTCCCTCGATTGGGTTCAAAAGTGTGTCCAGGCTTCGGGAACGACGGAGGTCGCTGCCACGTGTGCCCGTCGCTGGGTCGTGGAACGTACGCATAGTTGGATGAACCGGTTTCGCGGATTGCTCATCCGCTGGGAAAAGAAGTCGGAAAATTATCTGGCCTTTTTGCATATCGCGTGCGGTGTCATTGCGTGGCGAGCAACGGGCCTATTGGGATAGTCTCTAAGTGAAGTCAGAGCCGCAAACCGGCCTTGATTCCGAAATTACTCTGTTCTGGGTCAATTCCATAGCTGAACCCGGACAACTGTCTGGAAAAAGTGTACCTTTTTTAATGGGTACACCAAGTGCTATTGTGGTCGCGTCAAGGAGAATTGATGCAACCGCATGATGGAGACAAAACAATGATCGGACCGGAACACTACAGCCTTCAAGGCAAGGTCGACTACAAGTGGCGTATCCAGGAGCATTTCAATATCGCCCGGGAAGTGTGCGACAAATGGGCAGACGGCACGGGCAGGCCTGCCCTGGTATATGAAGACAAGACCGGAAAGGTCACGACGTATTCCTTCGACCAGATCAAGACGCTATCAAACCAGCTGGCAAACACGCTGACCAAG
This window harbors:
- a CDS encoding transposase; this encodes MKAAYGPRSFENNDSLDWVQKCVQASGTTEVAATCARRWVVERTHSWMNRFRGLLIRWEKKSENYLAFLHIACGVIAWRATGLLG